CTGCAAAGACTTTctatgaaggagatgaagacGAGAAATTGAAAATTACTTTTGCGTAGGTTTGAATATGCGAGGCTGCTGGAGAATGCGTAGTAGCATATTTATCagtgaaaaatcaaaaaaaaattataaagagagagagagagagagaaatcattcgaataacctataTGTATCAGTCTTGTTAAGCAAATATGTAAAAAGtcttaaatttatcttttaactcAACAAATCATTGaacattattttctttattttgagttttgactactaaattttaaaatttatgattattgATATAATATTGTTTCTATCTAAAAATCTTGTTCACAAGTATAACTtgttaaagaattatttttttagtttataattaaataagatTAAGAAACTATcacttaattatttatataaaccTTATAGTtagtattaaaattataattagttaaattattttatcataaaaaatttaatttgatataataaaaaaattaacaatatacaaaattaaaaataaatttttttaattttacctcataaaaaaaaacttgtagTAAAATTAAAACTAGTAAAAATAAACTTGTAGTAAACTTGTTGATTCAATACATCTAAACTATGTGTGcaaattaaaacttctttatgtAGCTTTAAGTAAGCATAAAAGATGCATTAACGGGCCATAGAAGACCCAACAACAGAGTCATCACAACAACTTCAAGAAAATTAGGATAACAGAAGAATGAATCATTTTTAAGTTCGTCAAAACGTCCATTGACCTCTCTTCATAACTCTGTCTTTGTCAATTGAAAGTACAAAGCGAATACCACAAGACTGCCATTTATGATCATCAGTAACATTCTACAATAGTCTATTTGGCTAATTCAAAACTCaactaatctttttttttaacatatatatgcgTAGCTCTTATAGTTGAGAATAGATAACATTGTAtaattgcattttttatttttgacatgCACCCAAGTAACCATAACTTACAGTATTTCAGTGATTAAATTTTGGCGCATCAAGAGCTACCAGGCCTTTTTGGAAgcattcataattaaaattagcaTAATTCTTGACTGATTTGTATAATCTTGGTCTTTTCTCATCCACCAAACTTTCAACAGGTCCAATCTCATTTTCTGGCTCTGGCTCATTGAAAATAGCAACTGTTATCTTCCCCCTTTTAGGGTTTGTCACCACTCTGTGCATTGGGCTCTTGAATATTCCATTACTCATTATCTGCATACATTCAACAAacaattttaatagtaaaaatacaTTCTTAACCACCAAATGCAACATCTTGTTTTGTTCAAATTGAAAGAGATCTTAATGATCCCTAAACATGGATTATTGAAATGCATTTCCCCTTTCTTGTCAGTAGCATATTATACCACCATAGTTTTTacccaaaaatattattgttggtAACTATTAGATTCATAGGATCAAATAACATACTCAAGGCATGCCCTCTAGACTATCCATATAGAATTTGGTCATGACAAACTCCCCTTCTCATAATTCATGGTGTCCTTTCAGTAGACTAGGTTAGCTCTGATATTACTTATAATACCTTGTTTAATATCTAAGTGTGTGTTGAAGGCAAATTATGGATTCATGGAAAATAATGTCCTAAGATTTTTAGAATAGATTGCTAATGTGGGATTGAGTAGTAGCAATCTCTTTCATTTAAATTCCACCAATATCCATGTTAGGCTATAAATCTATATCTCAATGCAACCCAAATCAGTTTTAAACACAATTTCATGGCTCACACTTGGTAGCAATCCTGGGGAACTCTAATACCACTTATAACATGATGAATACTCACCCAAAAGAACTAAGCTATAGTTAACTATATGGGGTTCATAGATCAATTCATATAACTAACACCTCTCCTCTAGACTACCCACAAGGGATTGGCTCATAACAATTTCACATTCTGATTGATAATTCTGCAGAACAGAGAAGCACTTGAAAACACAAAAATCTTCACCAAACAGAGGGCAAGAGAGTACCTGCATTTGATCACCAAGGTTGACGAAAAGGGCATAAGGAATTATGGGGACAGTGAGCCATTTATCATCTTTCAGAACTTGCAGGCCTTGAACTTGCCTGTCTTGCAACAGAATGGTCATCCCTGATCTGTCCGAATGAGCTTTAAGCCCAAATACTTGGTCCGGTGTTGGACATGGTGGGTAGAGGATAAACCTTCCTTGCatgattgctctttccccaaaCTGCTTTGAGAAGCTATCCACCTCCAATTTCAGTGACCTTGCCATGGCTTTGAATATAATAACCATTACAGACTTGATATTTGCTGCGAATTCCACAATTTTCTCTCTGCAAAACAGTAAAACTCGCTAAATTTGTACTTTCATGGAGAAACTACAAAGACTCCCACAACACAGCTGTTCCAggcacaaaaatttgaaattaaccaTCACTTCACTACTTTAGATGACTGATTATACATGCATCTGATCTGGGACTTGGATCGCACACATCAGACGAAAGAGAAACTAACACTACTCCGTATAACCGGCCCACGCTTCTAAGACTGTTATGTGGCTGTCAAAAATCTTGACCTTCATACGAAAGAGACATCAAATGCGATTGAAGATAGAAGTACCTAAAATCTTCTGGTTTTTCCGGCCAGAGCTTTGGTTTCCTCTGATCTTCCGGATAGATCCTGAGGGATAACCGGTCACACCAGTCGAGAACCTGCTTCTCCGAGACGACTTTGTCCTGTCCATAGCCTtcagactcgccggcggcccgAGAGTACTTGCTCTTCTCTTCCCCTGGCAGCTTGAAGAATTCTTGGATGACTTCCCTCACCTCGTCCAGAAATTGTGAAGGCATGccgtgtaatacccgagaatgatttgaggtcataaataatatttgatgaagggcataaatggactttgtggaaaataagactatagggtacactaacgcaactttggacgatcgaattagtcagagggaatacgctggaccctagatagccaaggaaaatggtatagtatcgacaagtaatacgagttatgattttaggcatcaaaagaagttggatcgggaacggttcccggtacagctaaaaaaaggcaattgtgatttaggctgaaataccgaattatcgtacggggcatccgggacgtcaatggaaccccaaggaagttcatatttggcatatagagtaaccctttagtagtttttggaagaaacaaaagggtttgtagctaaaacgaagattcgggcctaagtgcagtttttttcgaaattgacggagagagatcgaaacgatattttttcggaattttaaagagagtgttttgggatatttcaaagggttataaaggtatttaaagagaagttcagtttttgagcctggggcaaaatcgtaatttttgaggttgggggtaaaagtgtaatttaccaaaaaattaggggcattagcgcaattagtccatttttcagggactaaaatgcaattaagaattagcccggggaccatgttgaaaagggtctaagtgcaattatccaaaagttcgggccaaagtgtaattcttgaaatctttttactaggggcatttgggagattcaggaaaaagcttcataaatgactttagagataaggatgaagtctcatgatgacgttagagataagatgaaggctcatgatgactttaaggataagatttgtataagatttgattggataagaaaagatttgatttagataacaatgattacaaaagatattagaagatttggaatgattatagaagatttacaatgattgcagagaatcttagaagattttggaatgattacaaaagatattagaagatttggaatgattatagaagatttacaatgattgtagagaatcttagaagattttggaatgatttgcaaaagatatcaaaagatttggaatgattatagaaaatattagaagatttggaatgattggaaaagattttgaaagatttgaaatgattgcagaatatatatttcttggtggctaagtttcctaaacatataaataggggctcaaggctaaggattctctcattcgaagttgtgatacatttgtgctagacgagagtgcttcgggtttagtggatagagggtttttaaagcatacgcgaggcatcacacgcgtagagcacttaggcagcgcgtgaggacctgtaaggaggtggtttggttaaaagacttgagaagttgcacgaaaattgaggttgggcacaagattcgaggtgttctgagtttcgttcaaggtgagttgttcgctaccaaaatttggctttcttatgagtggttctcctccaaaacttgatttattgtgcttgttctatctgaacatatggtgatttcatgcaaaatggttttgtgcattaaaacggtaaccggtgacggttggatttatgagggaggtttgtccctaaacgttttgaactgtgcattgcattttataaatgttgtttatacgatgcattgaattgtgaattgtggcattgtcttgagttttatgtgtacgtatggaatgtcagcctcggatgttgtctggatagtgtagccataattctccaagggcgtgacggaataataggggtatctgatgctagtgtgcatgtcaggatagccgccttggtttccgtgccagaccgtttggtcagggaagttgcactaggacgactaggtgatccatactgtgttgttcatgtgggatgtcagcctaggatgttgtctggatagtgtagccgtaattctccaagggcgtgacggaataataggggtatctgatgctgggtgtgcatgtcaggatagccgccttgatttccgtgccaggccgtttggccagggaagttgcactaggacgactaggtggtccatgtgaaattttggagttgggattgtatggtggttcctggatgcttaaggtgggaacgtattctggtgagatgcgttggcagccccatttaagctagaatcgcgtcgcgtcgtcgtgtcgtcgagtcggtgtggtggcatagcttttagagagattgctctttccccatggtagggttaagcgcgtgggaattctcttgagctagggcttaccgggtatattggtttatttcatgtcttgcattattcatgaaaaatgtgttttgaactctcacttagatgattcatcatctaatttggactttgtccctggaatattcaaacgttccaggtgaaggcagcggtgcaaaagggaaaggaatcgtcgaggagtgacggcgattagcggatagtttacattatgtcttttcagttatgttatttacttttgaaaacgtcatgtaaacgttagtgcaactttatatataaataaagtggttttggttatgacctgttgaggtttcgatctagcttccgcatttgtgttggtgaacctgtcttggtttattaatggttcatagttgatatactgagaaggtgtaacgggatcttcggggaatggtttttgtgttggatttttgtttgaaaaaaatctatccccggaatcttacgttacgttaacgctcccgagaattggggtgttacaattggtatcagagcgaaggtTTGGAATTTAAGAGACTCTGATTAGGGTTTGAAATGTAAGGGATTCTGATTAGAGCGATGGTTATTTAAAGATTATAGATTTCGttggaaatttagaaactaTCGATTCGAGGGCAATAGTTGAAATTTCATGTGGAGTAATGAGATAACTGGTAGTTATCGGGAATGATCGAGTTAGAAATAATTCGATTCGGATCAAGGATCCTAGGGATATTAAACTCAGGATGATTTGATAAGTGTTTTGGAGAATCGAGTTTAAGGATTTTGaggattgattttgatgatagggatctaaaaataaatgttgtgaGGATCGAGGTAAGGTACCTCAAGGAAACAACTCATAGGAACGAGTCAAGAGTGTTTAGTTCAAATGTTGATCTAGAAAATGAAGTGGTCGGGTTGTAGGATTGAGTCCCGTAAAGATGATTGGAGATTAGAAATTGTcactattcatgatttgagatttggaCAGGGTATCCTTAATGGTTGTGGGACCTGAAAGATCTTTTAGCAAGATAGAGATTATCTTTACATGAGATTTGCACTGATTAAggaagtgtttttctttttcagatggtgaaaactcgAAGAGTCATGGATCTTAGCGAGCGAGATGAAAGTGACAGTAGTAGCAGTCATCATAGCCGTTCTGCGAATCGTGTCACAAACGATGGACGACAAGAGGAGCGATCAGGTCCTAGTGAGAATAGATTTGATCGAATGGAAAGAATCTTAGAAGGCATGCTGACACATGTAACAAGGAATGAGCCATCGAGGCATACAACTCATGTGTTGGATCAGTATCGCCGACAGAGACCCCCGGTGTTCAGGGGAAAAGCAGAAGACGACCCCTGCATGGCGGAATACTGGATGGAGCAAACCGAGAAGCTGCTCCAACATTTGCAGTGCAGTGACGAAGATAAGGTCAACTGTGCTACATTCATGCTTGAGGAAGACGCTGCacgatggtggcaatcagcCCAGCGAGCTTTGCAAAGGACACCTAGGCAAGTGGAACAAGATCCAAGGCCAAGGCAAGCTCAACCTGTGACTTGGGCTAGATTCAAGGAAGCGtttgacacaaaatattttcctcgaaactggagagaagaaaagacttgggagTTCATGAAATTAAAGCAGACTGACGAGATGTCGGTGACCCAATATGACGTAAAGTTTACTCAACTGATCCGGTATGTACCTATGTACGAAGCCGATGAGTGGCAGAAAGCCCAGAAATTTGTGGGTGGATTGAAAGTAGGACTGCAGCAAGCTCTTAGCTCGTGGACTTTGGACACCTACAATGAGGCATTGCATAGAGCCTTATCCACTGAGACTAATTTACTGCGAGTTAGTTTGATTCGATCGgacgagaagaagaaagatccgAAAGGTGGGGAGCATAAATCAGATGGAAGGAACTCCAAAAGCAATGAGCCATGTCCCCGATGCGGCAAGGTACACTCCGGGAAACAATGTTTCCAAGGACATATTCGATGTTTTTCGTGTGGTGAAGAGGGACACAAGCAAAATGATTGTCCTAAGAATAAAGAGGCACCACCGACCGGGAATCGAATGAGGATTACATGTTTTTCGTGTCAACAACCTGGTCACTACTCGAGCGAATGTCCAAAGAGGCAGAAGGTGGAACAAATGGGAAAAGCAAACGAGGCTCAAAAACCTCGCCCTGGACGAGTTTTCTACCTGTCAAAGGATGACGACGATATCTACTGGACAAAAGAGAAAGGTACGTCGAGTTAAGTTCAATGTTGTCAATTTCTGTGTGATTTTGTCATATGCATTAGCAATAAAGTCGGCTGGGAGTCaatgaaatgtattttgaggacacgattagaaataatattaagtattatgaattattttggatATGTGTAACCGCCTGTTTTGAGCTACAACAAGATATTCTGGAAGATAAGAGACATGTTTGGTAAGCCCGAATCATATAGAGATGTAGGTTATGAGTAAATTCTAAGGATTAGGAATGGTAAttaggacatttcaattgggagACATTAACAATAGCAGTGATTCAattatcacggaccaaatttcgaggacgaaatttatttagagggggagaatgtaatacccgagaatgatttgaggtcataaataatatttgatgaagggcataaatggactttgtggaaaataagactatagggtacactaacgcaactttggacgatcgaattagtcagagggaatacgctggaccctagatagccaaggaaaatggtatagtatcgacaagtaatacgagttatgattttaggcatcaaaagaagttggatcgggaacggttcccggtacagctaaaaaaaggcaattgtgatttaggctgaaataccgaattatcgtacggggcatccgggacgtcaatggaaccccaaggaagttcatatttggcatatagagtaaccctttagtagtttttggaagaaacaaaagggtttgtagctaaaacgaagattcgggcctaagtgcagtttttttcgaaattgacggagagagatcgaaacgatattttttcggaattttaaagagagtgttttgggatatttcaaagggttataaaggtctttaaagagaagttcagtttttgagcctggggcaaaatcgtaatttttgaggttgggggtaaaagtgtaatttaccaaaaaattagggg
The sequence above is a segment of the Diospyros lotus cultivar Yz01 chromosome 7, ASM1463336v1, whole genome shotgun sequence genome. Coding sequences within it:
- the LOC127805911 gene encoding protein SRG1-like: MPSQFLDEVREVIQEFFKLPGEEKSKYSRAAGESEGYGQDKVVSEKQVLDWCDRLSLRIYPEDQRKPKLWPEKPEDFREKIVEFAANIKSVMVIIFKAMARSLKLEVDSFSKQFGERAIMQGRFILYPPCPTPDQVFGLKAHSDRSGMTILLQDRQVQGLQVLKDDKWLTVPIIPYALFVNLGDQMQIMSNGIFKSPMHRVVTNPKRGKITVAIFNEPEPENEIGPVESLVDEKRPRLYKSVKNYANFNYECFQKGLVALDAPKFNH
- the LOC127805715 gene encoding uncharacterized protein LOC127805715, which encodes MDLSERDESDSSSSHHSRSANRVTNDGRQEERSGPSENRFDRMERILEGMLTHVTRNEPSRHTTHVLDQYRRQRPPVFRGKAEDDPCMAEYWMEQTEKLLQHLQCSDEDKVNCATFMLEEDAARWWQSAQRALQRTPRQVEQDPRPRQAQPTDEMSVTQYDVKFTQLIRYVPMYEADEWQKAQKFVGGLKVGLQQALSSWTLDTYNEALHRALSTETNLLRVSLIRSDEKKKDPKGGEHKSDGRNSKSNEPCPRCGKVHSGKQCFQGHIRCFSCGEEGHKQNDCPKNKEAPPTGNRMRITCFSCQQPGHYSSECPKRQKVEQMGKANEAQKPRPGRVFYLSKDDDDIYWTKEKGTSS